One region of Quercus lobata isolate SW786 chromosome 2, ValleyOak3.0 Primary Assembly, whole genome shotgun sequence genomic DNA includes:
- the LOC115974496 gene encoding paramyosin, translated as MVTKELSEISSDRQKWDKIFNGLVRMLKTQQTQLVTLVNDRKFLEDRIKMQHERWVSDISLYEDHIFQLKGNLVMQEKTHSLEILKSNLVMSLKHREAFLEKLISEDADSELEDFKALLDYVSLKSPKDLSLGKGSDMPGGERHSKKLEAEVRRLKHEYEKLASEKSSEISALLAEKNFVWNQYKILENDYTSKLKSEHSEVEQANEKAKKLLASMEQLQSLNDEKDETIARLKDKVKLMEADSSKLNEENSRLSKELELLKKSGTAPVTPVLNRCPAGARPSCLRDKNSSRDRSNVIVKKESSAVQAPGSAKDTEKGSSRGLKRKGVYSAPISELPKLFSSNFKVPKLKTSANENIPPFPQL; from the exons ATGGTTACGAAAGAACTCTCTGAAATCTCATCCGATAGGCAAAAATGGGACAAGATTTTCAACGGTCTGGTGCGAATGTTGAAGACCCAACAAACACAGCTGGTGACCCTCGTCAACGATCGGAAATTCCTCGAAGATCGTATCAAAATGCAACACGAACGATGGGTCTCCGATATTAGCCTCTACGAAGATCATATTTTTCAG TTGAAGGGGAATTTGGTAATGCAAGAGAAAACACACTCGCTCGAGATTCTTAAATCAAATCTGGTTATGAGTTTGAAGCACAGAGAGGCTTTTCTTGAGAAATTGATATCag AAGATGCAGATAGCGAGTTGGAAGATTTCAAAGCGTTGCTTGACTATGTTTCTCTTAAATCCCCAAAG GATCTTTCTCTGGGTAAAGGAAGTGATATGCCGGGAGGAGAGCGGCATTCTAAGAAATTGGAAGCTGAAGTAAGGAGGTTAAAGCATGAATATGAGAAGCTTGCCTCAGAGAAGAGTTCTGAGATATCTGCACTGTTGGCggagaaaaattttgtatggaaTCAGTATAAAATACTGGAAAATGATTACACCAGTAAATTAAAGAGTGAGCATTCTGAAGTTGAACAAGCAAATGAGAAGGCAAAGAAGCTTCTTGCCAGCATGGAGCAACTGCAGTCACTGAATGATGAAAAGGACGAAACAATTGCAAGATTAAAAGACAAAGTGAAGTTGATGGAGGCTGACTCAAGTAAGTTGAATGAAGAAAATTCAAGACTCTCCAAGGAGTTGGAGTTGTTAAAAAAGTCAGGAACTGCTCCAGTCACACCTGTGTTAAATCGTTGTCCGGCAGGAGCAAGACCTTCTTGTTTGAGAGACAAGAACAGCAGCAGGGATAGAAGTAATGTTATTGTCAAAAAGGAATCATCCGCTGTACAAGCCCCTGGTTCTGCAAAGGACACTGAAAAG GGAAGCAGCAGAGGTTTAAAGAGGAAAGGTGTTTATTCTGCTCCCATTTCAGAGCTCCCAAAATTGTTCTCATCCAACTTCAAGGTTCCCAAGCTGAAGACAAGTGCAAATGAAAATATACCACCATTTCCCCAGCTTTAA